One part of the uncultured Bacteroides sp. genome encodes these proteins:
- a CDS encoding YebC/PmpR family DNA-binding transcriptional regulator — protein MGRAFEYRKATKMKRWGNMARTFTRIGKQIAIAVKAGGPDAENNPHLRSCVANAKAANMPKENVERAIKRAISKDTEDYKEMVYEGYGPHGIAILVETATDNTTRTVANVRSVFNKNGGSLGTSGSLDFMFTRKSMFTVAPKEGVSLEDLELELIDYGVDELDADEEGITLYGEFQSFNAIQKYLEENGFEIISSEFTRIPTDLKDVTPEQRASIDKLVDKMEDDEDVQSVYTNMKPEEEAE, from the coding sequence ATGGGAAGAGCGTTCGAATACAGAAAAGCCACCAAAATGAAGAGATGGGGTAACATGGCTCGTACATTTACGAGAATCGGCAAACAAATCGCTATAGCAGTAAAGGCTGGCGGTCCTGATGCTGAGAATAACCCACATTTACGTTCTTGTGTAGCAAACGCGAAGGCAGCCAACATGCCAAAAGAAAATGTTGAAAGAGCAATAAAGAGAGCTATCTCTAAAGATACCGAAGATTACAAGGAAATGGTATACGAAGGATACGGTCCACATGGTATTGCTATTTTAGTAGAAACAGCTACAGATAACACAACCCGTACAGTGGCTAATGTTCGTAGTGTCTTTAATAAGAATGGCGGTTCTTTAGGTACATCAGGAAGTTTGGATTTTATGTTTACCCGTAAGTCTATGTTTACTGTAGCTCCTAAAGAAGGCGTTTCTTTGGAAGATCTTGAACTGGAATTGATTGATTATGGTGTAGACGAGCTTGATGCTGATGAAGAAGGTATCACTTTATACGGAGAATTCCAATCATTCAATGCTATTCAGAAATATCTTGAAGAAAATGGCTTTGAAATTATCAGTTCAGAGTTTACTCGTATCCCTACAGATTTGAAAGACGTTACTCCAGAACAAAGAGCTTCTATTGATAAACTGGTTGATAAAATGGAAGACGATGAAGATGTTCAGAGCGTCTATACAAATATGAAACCAGAAGAAGAGGCTGAGTAA
- a CDS encoding TIGR03905 family TSCPD domain-containing protein — protein MKFVYKTSGTCSTYVSVDVEEGIIKDVTFQGGCNGNLKGICQLVKGQPVKEVISKLEGISCGGRSTSCPDQLCKALRQVPSV, from the coding sequence ATGAAGTTTGTATATAAAACATCTGGAACTTGTAGTACTTATGTATCAGTAGATGTTGAAGAAGGCATCATTAAGGATGTTACTTTCCAGGGTGGATGTAACGGAAACCTAAAAGGTATCTGCCAACTGGTAAAAGGTCAGCCTGTGAAAGAGGTTATCTCCAAATTGGAAGGTATATCCTGTGGAGGTAGATCTACTTCTTGTCCAGATCAACTTTGCAAAGCTTTACGTCAGGTTCCGTCTGTCTGA
- a CDS encoding Nramp family divalent metal transporter, producing MINFLKDLKRKDHKRYLGGLDILKYIGPGLLVTVGFIDPGNWASNFAAGSGYGYSLLWVVTLSTIMLIVLQHNVAHLGIVTGLCLSEAATQYTPKWISRPILGTAVMASVSTSLAEILGGAIALQMLFGIPIIWGSILVTAFVFIMLLTNSYKKIERSIIAFVSVIGLSFIYELLLVEIDWPMAAQGWVVPSFPQGSVLIVMSVLGAVVMPHNLYLHSEVIQSHEYNKQDDASIRKVLKYELYDTLFSMIAGWAINSAMILLAAATFFKTKTEVTELQQAKSLLEPLLGNNAAIIFALALLMAGVSSTITSGMAAGSIFAGIFGESYHIKDSHSRLGVIISLGVAFLLICFISNPFKGLIISQMVLSLQLPFTVFLQVSLTSSKKVMGKYANGRWNTFVLYFIAATVSALNVWLLISTIIGY from the coding sequence ATGATTAATTTTTTAAAAGATCTGAAACGTAAAGACCATAAACGCTATTTAGGTGGTCTTGACATCTTAAAATATATTGGTCCTGGATTATTGGTTACTGTTGGATTTATTGACCCGGGAAACTGGGCCTCGAATTTTGCTGCAGGATCAGGATATGGATATTCATTGTTGTGGGTAGTAACTCTTTCAACGATTATGCTCATTGTTCTTCAGCATAATGTGGCTCACCTTGGAATTGTTACCGGCCTTTGTCTTTCGGAAGCAGCTACTCAGTATACACCAAAATGGATTTCGCGTCCCATTCTGGGAACTGCTGTTATGGCTTCTGTTTCTACTTCTTTAGCAGAAATTCTGGGTGGAGCAATTGCATTGCAAATGCTGTTTGGCATTCCTATAATATGGGGCTCAATTCTGGTTACTGCGTTTGTGTTTATAATGCTGCTCACTAATTCATACAAGAAGATTGAACGTTCCATTATTGCTTTTGTTTCGGTTATCGGATTATCTTTTATATATGAACTTCTACTTGTAGAAATTGACTGGCCAATGGCCGCGCAAGGATGGGTGGTACCAAGTTTTCCTCAGGGTAGTGTTCTGATTGTGATGAGTGTGTTAGGGGCTGTAGTAATGCCTCATAACCTTTATCTGCATTCGGAGGTAATTCAGAGTCATGAGTACAATAAACAAGATGATGCCTCAATCAGGAAAGTTTTGAAGTACGAGTTGTACGATACACTTTTCTCTATGATTGCAGGATGGGCCATAAACAGTGCTATGATACTTCTTGCTGCTGCAACATTTTTTAAAACCAAAACAGAAGTTACGGAACTTCAGCAGGCAAAATCGTTATTAGAACCGCTATTAGGAAACAATGCCGCAATTATTTTTGCGTTGGCATTGCTTATGGCAGGTGTTTCCTCAACCATTACAAGCGGAATGGCTGCTGGCTCTATCTTTGCAGGTATTTTTGGAGAATCTTACCATATAAAAGATAGTCACTCGCGTTTGGGAGTTATTATTTCCCTGGGCGTGGCATTTTTATTGATTTGCTTTATTTCAAACCCATTCAAAGGATTGATTATTTCACAGATGGTGTTGAGTCTTCAACTTCCTTTTACGGTCTTTCTGCAGGTGAGTCTTACTTCATCAAAAAAGGTGATGGGTAAATATGCTAACGGAAGGTGGAATACGTTTGTGCTTTATTTTATTGCAGCAACGGTGTCTGCTTTGAATGTATGGCTTCTCATTTCTACAATAATTGGTTATTAG
- a CDS encoding C-GCAxxG-C-C family protein, with product MEDRVTRAVELFKNGYNCSQSVVAAFADLYGFTEEQALKMASSFGGGIGRMRETCGAACGIFLLAGLQTGTTDPKDKEGKAANYKLVQDLATIFKNRMGSINCGELLGLKKCDPIESTPEERTAQYYAKRPCVKIVEEAARIWAEYLETQKG from the coding sequence ATGGAAGATAGAGTAACGAGAGCAGTAGAACTCTTTAAAAACGGATATAATTGTTCTCAATCTGTAGTAGCAGCCTTTGCTGATTTATATGGTTTTACAGAAGAACAGGCTCTGAAAATGGCTTCTTCTTTTGGTGGAGGAATAGGACGAATGAGAGAAACCTGTGGAGCTGCCTGTGGGATATTTCTGTTAGCCGGACTTCAAACCGGAACTACTGATCCTAAAGATAAAGAAGGAAAAGCTGCTAATTATAAATTGGTGCAGGATTTGGCAACTATATTCAAGAATCGTATGGGTTCTATAAACTGTGGTGAGTTATTGGGGCTGAAGAAATGTGACCCAATTGAGTCTACTCCGGAGGAACGAACTGCACAATATTATGCTAAACGCCCATGCGTAAAAATAGTTGAGGAAGCAGCAAGGATATGGGCAGAATATCTTGAAACTCAAAAAGGGTAA
- a CDS encoding winged helix-turn-helix domain-containing protein, with protein MLKEKAGIVAGQIWNALNGTEGLTVKQIKKATKLVDKDLYLGFGWLLREDKVSIQEIENDLFVALK; from the coding sequence ATGTTGAAAGAAAAAGCAGGAATTGTTGCAGGACAAATTTGGAATGCATTGAACGGCACTGAAGGTTTAACAGTAAAACAAATTAAGAAGGCAACTAAGTTAGTTGACAAAGATCTTTATTTAGGTTTCGGATGGTTACTAAGAGAAGATAAAGTTTCTATTCAAGAAATTGAAAACGATCTATTCGTTGCTCTGAAGTAA
- the lepA gene encoding translation elongation factor 4: MKNIRNFCIIAHIDHGKSTLADRLLEFTKTIQVTGGQMLDDMDLERERGITIKSHAIQMEYLYKGEKYILNLIDTPGHVDFSYEVSRSIAACEGALLIVDASQGVQAQTISNLYMAIDHNLEIIPVINKCDMASAMPEEVEDEIVELLGVDRSTIIRASGKTGMGVEEILEAIIERVPCPVGDEEAPLQALIFDSVFNSFRGIIAYFKITNGVIRTGDKVKFFNTGKEYAADEIGVLKMDMIPKKELRTGDVGYIISGIKTSKEVKVGDTITHIARPCSKAISGFEEVKPMVFAGVYPIEAEDFEDLRASLEKLQLNDASLTFQPESSLALGFGFRCGFLGLLHMEIVQERLDREFDMNVITTVPNVSYQIYDKQGVMTEVHNPGGMPDPTLIEHIDEPYIKASVITKTDYIGPIMTLCLGKRGELTKQEYISGNRMEIHYDMPLGEIVIDFYDKLKSISKGYASFDYHQSGFRPSKLIKLDILLNGEPVDALSTLTHVDNAYDLGKRMCEKLKELIPRQQFDIAIQAAIGAKIISRETIKAVRKDVTAKCYGGDISRKRKLLEKQKKGKKRMKQIGNVEVPQKAFLAVLKLD, encoded by the coding sequence ATGAAGAATATACGTAACTTTTGCATTATTGCACATATTGACCATGGTAAATCCACTTTGGCTGACAGACTGCTTGAATTCACTAAGACCATTCAGGTAACAGGCGGCCAGATGCTTGATGATATGGATCTTGAAAGGGAGAGAGGAATTACCATTAAAAGTCACGCTATACAGATGGAATATTTGTATAAAGGCGAAAAATATATTCTTAACCTGATTGATACTCCGGGACACGTGGACTTTTCTTACGAAGTTTCCCGCTCAATTGCAGCTTGTGAAGGAGCTTTGCTTATTGTAGATGCTTCCCAGGGAGTGCAGGCACAGACTATTTCCAATCTTTATATGGCTATTGATCATAATCTGGAAATTATCCCGGTGATCAATAAATGTGATATGGCAAGTGCCATGCCAGAGGAAGTAGAAGATGAAATCGTTGAATTGCTTGGAGTGGACAGATCTACCATTATTCGTGCGTCAGGAAAGACAGGTATGGGTGTGGAAGAAATTCTGGAAGCCATTATAGAACGTGTTCCTTGTCCGGTAGGTGATGAAGAAGCACCGCTTCAAGCTTTAATTTTCGACTCTGTATTTAACTCTTTCCGAGGTATCATTGCTTACTTTAAAATAACTAACGGAGTAATCCGCACCGGCGACAAGGTGAAATTCTTTAATACAGGAAAAGAATATGCGGCAGATGAAATTGGTGTGTTGAAGATGGATATGATTCCTAAAAAAGAGCTTCGTACAGGAGACGTGGGGTATATTATTTCCGGTATCAAAACTTCAAAAGAGGTGAAGGTAGGAGATACTATTACTCACATAGCCCGTCCTTGTTCTAAGGCTATCTCTGGATTCGAGGAAGTTAAACCAATGGTCTTTGCGGGAGTTTATCCTATCGAAGCTGAAGATTTTGAAGACCTTCGCGCTTCTTTGGAGAAACTACAGCTGAATGATGCATCTCTTACATTCCAGCCAGAGAGTTCTTTGGCGTTGGGTTTCGGATTCCGTTGCGGATTCCTGGGATTGCTTCACATGGAGATTGTTCAGGAACGCTTGGATCGTGAGTTTGATATGAATGTTATCACAACAGTTCCGAACGTATCTTACCAGATTTATGATAAGCAAGGTGTTATGACTGAGGTTCATAACCCTGGTGGAATGCCCGATCCTACACTAATTGAACATATTGACGAACCATATATCAAAGCTTCGGTTATTACTAAGACCGATTATATTGGTCCTATCATGACTCTTTGTCTGGGTAAACGTGGAGAGCTTACTAAGCAGGAATATATCTCCGGTAATCGTATGGAGATTCATTATGATATGCCGTTGGGAGAAATTGTGATCGACTTCTACGATAAACTGAAAAGTATATCAAAAGGTTATGCGTCGTTCGATTATCATCAATCGGGTTTCCGTCCTTCTAAATTGATAAAGCTGGATATCCTGCTGAACGGTGAGCCTGTGGATGCTCTTTCTACTCTTACACATGTGGACAATGCCTACGATTTGGGTAAACGAATGTGTGAAAAATTAAAAGAACTAATACCAAGACAGCAATTTGATATAGCAATTCAGGCTGCAATCGGAGCAAAGATTATCTCTCGCGAAACAATAAAGGCGGTTCGAAAAGATGTAACTGCCAAGTGTTACGGTGGTGATATCAGCCGAAAACGTAAATTGCTTGAAAAGCAGAAGAAGGGAAAGAAGAGAATGAAGCAGATTGGAAATGTGGAAGTTCCTCAGAAAGCTTTCCTTGCAGTATTGAAATTAGATTAA
- the nhaA gene encoding Na+/H+ antiporter NhaA → MIKPLAYSFNSFIKHHVNGGIVLMVVAVLAMIVANSPWSDAYLSILDYPVSLQIGSFNLFSHNGEPMSISTFINDALMAIFFFSVGLEIKREALVGELSNLRQALLPIIAACGGMIIPVIIYFCIAPQAPESNGIAIPMATDIAFSLGVLGLLGKRVPLSLKIFLTTFAVADDIGGIIVIALFYATHLQFGYLLIATAILAFMLWANIKLEVVNKGFYIFLGIVVWYLFLQSGIHSTIAGVLVAFTIPSRPHIKIGKYIERIRENIQSFPVSNIDSIILEQDQLERLKSIESSSDHVISPLQSMEDSLQGVVNYFIMPIFAFANAGVVLAGAEEEVIGGVTFAVASGLVLGKFVGIFSFTWLTIKLKISKMPENMDWKNLAGVSMLGGVGFTVALFIATLSFGDAESVLLNQAKLGIIGGTVIAGLLGYLYLHKVLPKKEYSDDNE, encoded by the coding sequence ATGATTAAACCGCTTGCATACTCTTTTAATAGCTTTATAAAGCATCATGTAAACGGTGGAATAGTACTAATGGTTGTAGCTGTACTGGCTATGATTGTGGCCAACTCACCTTGGAGTGATGCTTATCTTTCTATTCTGGATTATCCCGTATCTTTGCAGATTGGCAGTTTTAATCTCTTCAGCCACAACGGAGAGCCAATGTCAATATCTACATTTATTAATGATGCGTTAATGGCAATCTTTTTCTTCTCTGTAGGATTGGAAATTAAACGCGAAGCATTGGTTGGTGAACTCTCGAACTTGCGTCAGGCATTATTGCCTATTATTGCTGCATGCGGAGGCATGATTATTCCTGTAATTATCTATTTCTGTATTGCTCCACAAGCTCCCGAAAGTAATGGTATAGCCATACCAATGGCAACTGATATTGCTTTCTCTTTGGGGGTTTTAGGATTGCTGGGTAAACGTGTACCCTTAAGTCTGAAGATATTTCTTACTACCTTCGCTGTAGCCGATGATATTGGTGGTATTATTGTTATTGCATTATTTTATGCTACACATCTTCAATTTGGATATTTACTTATAGCAACTGCAATTCTTGCATTTATGCTTTGGGCAAACATTAAGCTTGAGGTTGTAAATAAAGGATTCTATATTTTTCTGGGTATTGTAGTTTGGTATTTATTCCTTCAATCGGGTATTCATAGCACGATAGCAGGGGTGCTGGTTGCATTTACGATTCCTTCCAGACCACACATTAAAATTGGAAAGTATATTGAACGAATTCGCGAGAATATCCAGTCGTTTCCAGTATCCAATATTGATTCTATAATTTTGGAACAAGATCAGCTAGAAAGACTTAAAAGTATAGAGTCTTCTTCCGATCACGTAATATCACCTCTACAATCAATGGAAGATTCTCTGCAGGGAGTAGTTAACTACTTTATTATGCCTATTTTTGCTTTTGCCAATGCCGGTGTTGTACTCGCTGGTGCAGAAGAAGAGGTTATTGGAGGTGTAACCTTCGCTGTTGCTTCAGGACTTGTTTTGGGTAAATTCGTAGGTATATTCTCATTTACATGGTTGACCATTAAACTGAAGATATCTAAGATGCCGGAAAATATGGATTGGAAGAATCTGGCTGGTGTATCTATGTTGGGAGGAGTTGGTTTTACTGTTGCACTGTTTATTGCTACTCTTTCTTTTGGAGATGCTGAGTCGGTTTTATTGAACCAGGCAAAGCTAGGTATAATTGGTGGAACTGTGATTGCTGGATTGTTGGGTTATTTATATCTGCATAAGGTTCTCCCTAAAAAAGAGTATTCAGATGATAATGAATAA
- the rmuC gene encoding DNA recombination protein RmuC, which translates to MELTLLIVCTVLLLLILLIILSKGKSKENTDRIEDSIKEQNNRLESIIREQNIRLEAVLREQSHENRDELGKSIREFRTEITTTLNTSIQQMQDALHKNMLTGNELQKEKFEAMGKTQEALIQSTEKRLDEMRLVVEEKLQKTLNERIGQSFEIVRNQLENVQKGLGEMKSLAQDVGGLKKVLTNVKMRGTFGEVQLGALLEQIMSPEQYDANVKTKKSATEFVEYAIKLPGKDDANSTVYLPIDAKFPKDVYEQYYDAFEAGDTALIDSSSKQLEITIKKMAKDIHDKYIDPPFTTDFAIMFLPFESIYAEVIRRTSLVETLQKDFKIVVTGPTTLGAILNSLQMGFRTLAIQKRTGEVWSVLGAVKTEFSKFGGLLEKVQKNIQTAGDQLEEVMGKRTRAIERRLKQVEALPAEESQKILPLVDMDDDE; encoded by the coding sequence ATGGAATTGACTTTATTAATTGTTTGTACTGTTTTATTGCTCCTCATCCTTTTAATTATATTGAGCAAAGGTAAAAGCAAAGAAAATACCGACCGGATAGAGGATTCTATCAAAGAACAAAACAATCGTTTGGAAAGTATTATCAGAGAACAGAATATTCGTCTGGAAGCAGTTTTAAGAGAGCAATCGCATGAAAACCGTGACGAGCTAGGCAAATCTATACGCGAATTCCGTACAGAAATAACAACTACCCTAAACACGTCAATTCAACAAATGCAGGATGCGCTCCATAAGAATATGTTGACCGGTAACGAACTTCAGAAAGAGAAGTTTGAAGCTATGGGTAAAACGCAGGAAGCGCTTATACAATCTACCGAAAAAAGACTAGATGAAATGCGTCTGGTTGTAGAAGAAAAACTTCAAAAAACACTGAACGAACGTATTGGGCAGTCATTCGAGATTGTTCGCAACCAGCTTGAGAACGTTCAGAAAGGTCTGGGTGAGATGAAATCTCTGGCTCAGGATGTGGGCGGATTAAAGAAGGTGCTGACCAATGTTAAGATGCGCGGCACATTCGGCGAAGTACAATTAGGGGCTTTATTGGAGCAAATAATGAGTCCCGAGCAATACGATGCTAATGTTAAGACCAAAAAGAGCGCTACTGAATTTGTGGAATATGCAATTAAACTTCCTGGAAAGGATGATGCAAATTCAACTGTTTATCTGCCCATTGATGCTAAGTTTCCTAAAGATGTATACGAGCAATACTATGATGCTTTTGAAGCCGGCGATACTGCTTTAATTGATTCATCATCCAAACAACTTGAAATCACCATTAAGAAAATGGCAAAAGATATTCATGACAAGTATATTGATCCTCCTTTTACAACCGACTTTGCCATTATGTTTCTTCCTTTTGAAAGCATCTATGCAGAAGTTATCCGCAGAACATCATTAGTAGAGACTTTGCAAAAGGATTTCAAGATTGTAGTTACCGGACCAACTACGCTTGGTGCTATACTTAACAGCTTACAGATGGGATTCCGTACGCTGGCTATTCAAAAGAGAACAGGCGAAGTATGGAGTGTTCTTGGTGCTGTAAAGACAGAGTTCAGCAAGTTTGGTGGGTTACTAGAGAAGGTTCAGAAGAATATTCAGACTGCAGGAGATCAGCTTGAAGAAGTAATGGGTAAACGTACCCGTGCCATTGAAAGGCGCTTAAAGCAGGTTGAAGCTTTGCCAGCTGAAGAATCACAAAAAATTCTCCCTCTTGTGGATATGGACGATGATGAATAA
- a CDS encoding Cof-type HAD-IIB family hydrolase translates to MYKLLVLDLDGTLTNSQKKITRKTKEALLKAQENGVKIVLASGRPTYGIVPLADELNLDARGGYILSYNGGEIIDWKTKDLLHARLLDPQVIPYLYDCAKRNDLAIITYQDEYIITEKPDDIYVHKEAFLNKMKIKKVDDFLSFIDFSVAKCLITGDPEQLVILEKEMNEHLKGSIGVYRSEPYFLELVPNGIDKAQSLSILLNKLGMTPDEMIACGDGFNDLSMIRFAGLGVAMANAQLAVKEQADFITLSNEDDGVAHVIERFLL, encoded by the coding sequence ATGTATAAACTCTTGGTACTCGATCTTGACGGAACTCTGACTAATTCACAAAAGAAAATAACACGAAAGACAAAAGAGGCTTTATTAAAGGCTCAGGAGAATGGAGTTAAAATAGTACTTGCTTCTGGAAGGCCAACTTATGGAATTGTTCCTTTAGCGGACGAGTTGAATCTGGATGCACGGGGAGGTTATATTCTTTCTTATAATGGGGGAGAAATTATCGACTGGAAAACAAAAGATCTACTTCATGCAAGATTGCTTGATCCTCAGGTTATTCCTTATTTGTACGATTGTGCTAAAAGAAATGATCTGGCAATAATTACGTATCAGGATGAGTATATTATAACCGAGAAGCCTGATGATATATATGTACATAAGGAAGCTTTCCTTAATAAGATGAAGATTAAGAAGGTAGATGATTTTCTGTCGTTTATTGATTTTTCGGTAGCAAAATGTTTAATCACAGGAGATCCCGAGCAATTAGTCATATTGGAAAAGGAAATGAATGAGCATTTGAAAGGCTCAATTGGTGTTTATCGTTCTGAACCTTACTTTCTTGAATTAGTACCAAATGGAATAGATAAAGCACAATCGCTAAGTATCTTATTGAATAAATTAGGTATGACTCCAGATGAAATGATTGCTTGCGGGGATGGCTTTAATGATTTGTCGATGATCCGGTTTGCCGGACTAGGAGTTGCTATGGCAAATGCTCAGCTGGCAGTAAAAGAACAAGCTGATTTTATTACTCTTTCTAATGAAGATGATGGAGTAGCTCATGTAATAGAACGATTCCTATTGTGA
- a CDS encoding RluA family pseudouridine synthase, with amino-acid sequence MRKKKKGTPAERAKANITTFDVTEPCELMTFLMNKLSGISRTTAKSLLSKRQVMVENKITTQYNCELRPGMKVKISKDKGRKEFTSSLLKLVYEDAFLLVIDKREGLLSMGTDKQKERTAHSILNEYVQRSGKQHRVYIVHRLDKDTSGLMVFAKDEKTKFTLQDYWDEIVKDRRYVAAVSGEMEKDFGTITSWLKDNKVFVTYSSMSNNGGDKAITHYKTIKRANGYSLIELELETGRKNQIRVHMQDLHHPVLGDIKYGDGNNPLGRLALHAFKLSFYHPVTGDLLEFETPYPSSFKKLFIKQVPVQKEESSKE; translated from the coding sequence ATGAGAAAAAAGAAAAAAGGTACGCCAGCAGAACGCGCCAAGGCAAACATTACTACTTTTGATGTAACTGAGCCTTGCGAGCTAATGACGTTCTTAATGAATAAATTGAGCGGTATAAGTCGCACTACAGCAAAGTCTTTACTATCAAAACGCCAAGTGATGGTAGAAAATAAGATTACCACTCAGTATAACTGCGAACTTCGTCCCGGAATGAAGGTAAAAATCAGCAAGGACAAGGGTAGAAAGGAATTTACCAGCAGTTTACTTAAACTGGTATACGAAGATGCTTTCCTCCTTGTGATTGATAAAAGAGAAGGATTGCTCTCAATGGGCACAGATAAGCAGAAAGAGCGTACAGCTCATTCTATTCTGAACGAATATGTGCAGCGTTCAGGAAAACAACATCGTGTTTACATTGTTCACCGACTAGACAAGGATACTTCCGGGCTGATGGTCTTTGCCAAAGATGAAAAAACAAAATTCACTTTACAGGATTATTGGGATGAAATTGTAAAAGACAGACGTTATGTGGCTGCAGTTTCAGGAGAAATGGAAAAAGACTTCGGAACAATCACTTCATGGCTAAAAGATAACAAGGTTTTTGTCACTTATTCAAGCATGAGTAACAACGGAGGCGACAAGGCTATTACACATTATAAAACAATAAAACGTGCTAATGGTTATTCTCTTATAGAGCTTGAATTAGAAACCGGAAGAAAAAATCAGATTCGTGTTCATATGCAGGATTTGCATCATCCGGTATTAGGTGATATAAAATATGGAGATGGCAATAATCCTCTTGGAAGATTAGCTCTTCACGCTTTTAAGCTCAGCTTTTATCATCCGGTGACTGGCGATTTACTTGAGTTTGAAACTCCTTATCCTAGTTCGTTCAAGAAGCTATTCATCAAACAAGTTCCTGTCCAAAAAGAAGAAAGCTCTAAAGAATAA
- the rlmD gene encoding 23S rRNA (uracil(1939)-C(5))-methyltransferase RlmD translates to MSRKTKDLPILEKVTITDVAAEGKAIAKVNDWVVFVPYVVPGDVVDLKIRKRKHHYAEAEAVHFHEYSPVRATPFCEHYGICGGCKWQCLPYEEQIKYKEKQVVDNLTRIGKIEMPQVSPILGSEKTTFYRNKLEYTFSNKRWLTREEVEKEVTYEHMDAVGFHIPGAFDKVLAIEKCWLQDDISNKIRNAVRDYAYEHNYTFFNLRSQDGMLRNLIIRTSSTGELMVILVCKIVEDHEMDLFKDLLAFIADRFPEISSLLYVINNKCNDTITDQEVLVFKGNDHIFEEMEGLKFKIGPKSFYQTNSEQAYNLYKIARNFAGLTGNELVYDLYTGTGTIANFVSKQAKQVIGIEYVPEAIEDAKVNSDINGIENTLFFAGDMKDMLTQDFINQYGRPDVIITDPPRAGMHQDVIDVILFAEPKRIVYVSCNPATQARDLSLLDTKYKLTAVQPVDMFPHTHHVENVVLLEKR, encoded by the coding sequence GTGTCGCGTAAAACTAAAGATCTTCCTATCTTAGAAAAGGTAACAATAACAGATGTGGCTGCTGAGGGCAAAGCCATTGCAAAAGTAAACGACTGGGTAGTATTTGTACCATATGTGGTACCAGGTGATGTAGTAGATCTGAAAATCAGAAAGAGAAAACATCATTATGCTGAAGCAGAAGCTGTACATTTCCATGAATATTCGCCTGTAAGAGCAACTCCATTTTGTGAGCATTATGGTATATGCGGTGGCTGCAAATGGCAATGTTTGCCATACGAAGAGCAAATTAAATATAAAGAGAAACAAGTTGTAGACAATCTTACCCGCATCGGAAAAATCGAGATGCCTCAGGTGTCTCCTATTCTTGGCTCTGAAAAGACAACGTTTTATCGTAATAAACTGGAATATACTTTTTCAAATAAAAGATGGCTTACAAGAGAAGAAGTTGAGAAAGAAGTTACATACGAGCACATGGATGCTGTAGGATTTCATATTCCGGGAGCCTTTGACAAGGTTCTTGCCATTGAAAAATGCTGGTTACAGGATGACATCTCTAATAAAATAAGAAATGCGGTAAGAGATTATGCGTATGAGCATAATTACACTTTCTTTAATCTGAGAAGCCAGGATGGAATGTTACGTAACTTAATAATACGCACATCATCCACCGGAGAATTAATGGTTATTCTTGTTTGCAAGATTGTTGAAGATCACGAAATGGACTTATTCAAGGACTTATTAGCATTCATTGCCGATAGATTCCCTGAAATATCATCGTTGCTATATGTTATAAACAATAAATGCAATGATACTATTACCGATCAGGAAGTTCTTGTATTTAAAGGAAACGATCATATTTTTGAAGAAATGGAAGGGCTTAAATTCAAAATAGGACCTAAATCTTTCTACCAGACAAATTCTGAGCAAGCATACAACCTATATAAGATAGCACGTAACTTTGCTGGTCTTACCGGCAATGAGCTTGTATACGACTTATATACCGGAACCGGAACAATTGCAAACTTCGTTTCAAAACAAGCAAAGCAAGTTATCGGTATTGAATACGTTCCCGAAGCTATTGAAGATGCTAAAGTTAATTCAGACATTAACGGAATAGAGAATACATTATTCTTTGCCGGAGATATGAAAGATATGCTTACACAAGACTTCATTAATCAATATGGACGTCCGGATGTGATTATAACTGACCCTCCACGCGCAGGTATGCATCAGGATGTTATTGATGTTATTCTTTTTGCCGAACCTAAACGTATTGTTTACGTAAGTTGCAATCCGGCTACACAGGCACGAGATCTTTCATTATTAGATACAAAATACAAACTAACAGCTGTTCAGCCGGTTGATATGTTCCCACATACACATCATGTTGAGAATGTTGTTTTGCTTGAAAAGAGATAA